From Micromonospora echinospora:
TGGTGACCTTGAGCTTCCGGCCGCCGTCGCCGCCGCCCTTGCGACCGAACGCCGCCATCAGCTTCTCCTTACCGCCGGCCACGCCGGCATGGAACATGGCCTTCACGGGGGAGTTGCCCTCGGCGAGCTTCCGCGCGCCGGTGGCGGCGGCGACCAGGCCGGGATCGCCGCCCTGCTTGGCGTACTCGGTGAGTCGCCCGGTCGCGTCGGTGACCCGATCGCTGATCGCCTGCACGGCCCGTTCACCGAGCGCCGAGGCGAGGTTGCGCAGCTCGCCGCCGATCTCGTCGCGTACCCGGTCGGTCAGACTGGTCGTCGCCACGGTCACCGCCCCCGCTGCTGTCGATCCGGCGCGACGGGCTGCTCGTCCAGTTCCGGCTCCTCGTCCGGCGCGGAGCGCTCGGTGTCCGGCCGGTCCGGGCCGCTCCTGCGGCGCAGCACGTCGGCGCCGTCGCGCAGCCGTCCGCCGATCGCGTCGATGCCGCCGCCGGCGGCGGCGGTCGCCGCGGCCCGCCCGGCCGCCACGAGCGGCGGCCCGAGCCCGCCGAGGTTGCGCAACTGCGGACTGGCGCCCATCAGGTCCGCGCCGAGTTGCCTGATGCCGCCCGGGCGCTGGCTGGCCCGCCCGGCGGCGACCGCCGCGGCGAGCGTCAGCGCGGTACGCATCTTCTTCCGGCGACCCAGCAGGTAGCCGAAGCCCACCGCCAGTGCCACCCGTGCTCCGCTTTTCATCCGCTCTCCTCCGCACTCCCCCGGGATGCGAACGCGATCCCGGAGAGGCGGGCAGTACCCGTCACCCCATTGGCAAAACATTTCCTCGGGGGAACGGAAAAGGCGGCCGAAACCTCGCAGCGAGCACTAGTGAGCAGCAAGAACGCAATCTGGTACGGGCGTCAGCGGATCGGCAGCGCCGAATCGAGGCACATTCGGGCGTGCACTTTTCCGCCCTCCTCGCGCAATTCCGCACCGCATTTCCGTAACACCGACAGCGCGCCCGTGTTGTCCGGCGTGGTATCCGCGACCACCGTGTGCATCCCGGCGGCCGCCGCGGTGTGCAGCAGCTGCCGCAGCGCGGCGGCGCCCAGACCCCGGCCCCGGGCCGAGCGGCCCAGCCACATGCCCGTCTCCACGGTGCCGGGCTCGTCCCGGCGGGTCATCCGGACCATGCCGACCACCTCGCCGCCGGAGACGATGGCGTACATGGCCGTGCGGGTCGGGCCGTTGATTCCACCGAGGCTCGCCCGGTGGAATTCACGGAACGCGTCCCGGCGGGCGAGCGACCAGCCCGCGGGCGCCTGCACCGGAGGCATCACGTCCTCCGGTTCCGCCTCCGCCGCCGCTACGGAGAGCAACGGTTCCAGGTTCCGCTCGTCCACCGGCTCCAGCCGTACCGCACCCGTCACGAGGCGCAGTCTGCCGCTACCCGTCCGGTCCGTCCACCCCTTTGGGCCCGGATTGCCGCTATGGCCGACCGCCTCGGCCGGTCGTACCCCCGGGGTGTTCCGCCTCACGCTGCGTTGTCATCCGACCGGGTCGTTCGGGCGTGAGCGTGCTCACGCCGAAGGGGCGAACTCGCACAGCACCACCGAGGCGTCGTCGGTGCGCTTGCGCCGCCGCAATCGCTCCGGGTGGTCCCGCTCGGCCGCCCGGACCCGGTCGATCAGTCCCTCCGGCCCCTCCACTGTCGCCACCTCCAGCAGCCCGGCCCAGTCGAAGAGACCGAACTGCTCGACGGCGCAGGAGGCACCGTCACTGAGCAGCGCGGCTCGGCGCAGCGCGTCCGGCCCGCTCAGCGGGACCGTCCCGGTCACCGCGTGGTACGCCGCGTCCGGGTCGCTCGCCGCCGTCCAGTAGCCGTGGGTGCGGTTCATCCGGGTCCGCTGCGCTGTCGTCGCCCGCCGGAACCAGGTCGCCGGGTCGGTCTCGCCGTCGGGCAGCGCGGCGGCGCTGCGGCGCAGGTCCGCCACGGCGGCCTCCAGCCGGTCGTCGGTGATCACCTCGATCCCGCCTCCGGTGTCGAGCACCAGCGGGCTGTCGCAGAGCACCAGGTAGTCGGCCCGGTCGCCACTTTCCCGCAGCAGGCAGACCGTCGACGACGGGGTACCCGGATGGTCGAGGTCGCAGGCCCCGCCGTGGTCGGCCCGGACCGCGAGGATCGCCGCCGCCAGGCTGCTCATCAGCGTGGCCGCGGGCCGGGCCGCGATCGCCAGGCCGATCCGGGCGGCGAGGTGCCGGACGTACCAGGCGGGACCGTGCACGCATCCGGTGTCGAAGCCGTCCGGCACGGTGGCCCCGTCGAGGACGCCGACGAGCGGACCGAAGCGGAAGACCACGTCCTCGTTCTCCGGGCGTCCCGGCGCCGGGTCGGAGGCGGAACGCACCCGCATCGTCGGCGCCTCCCCGACCGGGCGGGCCGGTCGGCTGCCGATCGCGTACCGGCGGTCTGGTGCCCCCATCGTGTCCTCCGTTCGTCGCCGTCAGCCGCCTACCCGCGCGCCGCCGGGCCATCCGCGGCGCGACCCCGATCGTGACAACCGACCGTCACCTACTCCGGACTTTCGGTAGCGTCGGACGCGACCGGGTCGGTCCCGGCGACAGGGGGTTGGGGATGTTGGAACGGTTGCACGAAGGGGGCATCCGGGCGGAGCACGCGTACCTCGCCGGATTCCTCAGCATCGGCCTCTCGGTCACCAGCTGGTTCCTCTCCAAGCACATGGAGCGCGCCGGAGTGGCGCGGGCGGACCGCTGGGGCATCTTCATCGGCGAGTGGGCGCCGACGTTCTTCGCCATCGGCAACGGGCTGCGCACGTACGAGAAGTGAGGCGGGTCAGCGGCGCCGGTTGCGGGCCCGGGACGAGCGGAGCCGGCGCAGCCGGCCGACGAGAACCGGCTCGGCGGCAAGCGCGGCCGGGTGGTCGAGCAGCGCGTTGAGCAGCTGGTAGTAGCGGGTCGCGGAGAGCCCGAACGTGTCCCGGATGGCCTGCTCCTTGGCCCCGGCGTGCTTCCACCACTGCGCCTCGAAGGCGAGGATGCGCTGCTCCCGCTCGGTGAGACCGGGCGGCGTCACCGCTTCCGGCGCGGCCTGCCCGACCGGCGCGATCGACTCGGGCTCGGCCGCTGGCCCGGCCTCGGGCGGCGGGGTGGACTCGACGGGCGGGGCGGTCCGGGGTGGCGGAACGGTCCCGCCCGCGTGGCGCGTACCCGCTGTCGGCCCCGGCGGCCCCGGCCGGTCGACGGCGGCCCGGTGTGAGGCGTCGGCGGACATGGCGCTCCTCTCCGGCGGCGGGTGACCGGCAGGCGGAGACGCGCGCCGGCCGGGGGGACCCCAGCGTAACCAGGGCCGCCCCCGGCCGCATCGGACGCGGGGTCCGCGCCGCCGGCCGGGCCGGCGGCGCGGACGAGGTCAGGAGATGTCGCGCCGGCGCATGGTCCAGAACGCGGCGGCCACGGCTGCCACCAGGGCCACCCCGAACACCACAGCCGACTGTTCCCACGTGACCACGTACTTGGCAGGCTCGCAGGCGCCCTGGGTGAACTGGCAGGTGTCGTAGTCGTACAGCTCCGCCTGCTTCAGGAACCACGACTGGGCGTACGTGGAGAGCACGTACCGGTCCCCGAACTGGACCCCCAGAATCGACACGGCGATCCGGATGCCGATCTCGCTCACCGCGAAGATCCCCACCGCCGCACCGAGCGCCATCGCGGTGTGCCGGCCCAGTGAGGCCAGCGCGAACCCGACCGCCGCCACGACGAGTGTCAACCCCAGCGCCCGCAGCCCGTCCAGCCCGATCGAACGCCAGGCTCCGGCGGTCATCCCCACGGTGGTGCCGCGCTGGCTGCCGATCACCCAGAACACCGCCGTCCAGATCGCGCCGAGCACCACTGTCAGGCCGAACACGGTGGTGAGCAGGGCGGCCAGCTTGGTGCTCAGCACGGCGAGCCGTTTCGGTCGCCAGAGCAGCAGGTTCATCATCCCGCCGGTGTTCCACTCGGCGCCCACGAAGGAGGCGCCGACGATGAAGGCGAAC
This genomic window contains:
- a CDS encoding GNAT family N-acetyltransferase, producing the protein MTGAVRLEPVDERNLEPLLSVAAAEAEPEDVMPPVQAPAGWSLARRDAFREFHRASLGGINGPTRTAMYAIVSGGEVVGMVRMTRRDEPGTVETGMWLGRSARGRGLGAAALRQLLHTAAAAGMHTVVADTTPDNTGALSVLRKCGAELREEGGKVHARMCLDSALPIR
- a CDS encoding DUF3263 domain-containing protein, which encodes MSADASHRAAVDRPGPPGPTAGTRHAGGTVPPPRTAPPVESTPPPEAGPAAEPESIAPVGQAAPEAVTPPGLTEREQRILAFEAQWWKHAGAKEQAIRDTFGLSATRYYQLLNALLDHPAALAAEPVLVGRLRRLRSSRARNRRR
- a CDS encoding ABC transporter permease subunit, which translates into the protein MSLFVTELRRLGKRRLTRLMLVLLLVGLATVATAFSFSSQKLSPTVVAAAEADSRAQYQRATEEWKRTITECEAAQARGEQTEERYGPNCGKDYQPQPDMFDPKWNLPYQFDFRAEFPMFIAVFAASVALFAFIVGASFVGAEWNTGGMMNLLLWRPKRLAVLSTKLAALLTTVFGLTVVLGAIWTAVFWVIGSQRGTTVGMTAGAWRSIGLDGLRALGLTLVVAAVGFALASLGRHTAMALGAAVGIFAVSEIGIRIAVSILGVQFGDRYVLSTYAQSWFLKQAELYDYDTCQFTQGACEPAKYVVTWEQSAVVFGVALVAAVAAAFWTMRRRDIS